The Triticum aestivum cultivar Chinese Spring chromosome 6D, IWGSC CS RefSeq v2.1, whole genome shotgun sequence genomic sequence AATGTAGTTCCTGACTATGTTGTTCCTTGTTCCATTTGATGTTGTAAAGATGTCCGATGACGAGGACGATGATAAGCTGGGTGATCCGGAGGCCGAAACAGAGGGTGACAAGCTGAGCCAGACTGTTGACAATCCTTCTGACATGCCTGATGCACCTCCCTGCCGGCTTAGATCTGGTATGGCTGCATTATCTGCTCTAATGCTGGCCTGCCGTATGGTTTTAGTCTCATTTTGTCGTGCCAGGCTTAGAATTTTGGTTGCCACGTTTTCAGATCATAGGAAGGAGAAGTCTCTTGGGTTGCTCACTCAAAATTTTGTGAAGCTGTTCCTCACCATGGAGGTGGGAAATTCTGCATTTCCTTGTTTCTGTTTTGAAGATGAAGATTTATGGTTTGTGGAACTGTTGTTGATTGGTATGAAATCTGTACATCCAGCAGGTTAGCACGATCTCACTTGATGAAGCTGCAAAGTTCCTCCTTGGGGAAGGCCATGAGGAGTCCAATATGAGAAGTTAGTATCTGTACTATTTCCTCGGCGCAATTCTTAAGCTGTATTAGTATGAATACCAATCAAAACAAAAGCTAATAGTATGTCTTATGTTTATGCTACAGCTAAAGTCCGGAGATTATATGACATTGCTAATGTGCTGTCTTCACTGAAGCTCATTGAAAAGGTATGTATGCTGTTACAAAATAAATAGCTGATAAGTCTGTCAGCTGCACTCAGTACATATACATGCAGCTCTCCTGCATGGTCTTAAAAATGTTATTTGTACCTAAATGATAATTGATGTTCTGGAATCTGTTCTTGAATCTTTTCACGCAGACACAAGTGGACACAAGGAAGCCTGCATTCCGGTGGTTGGGCATGGCGGGGAAACCAAAAGCAGAAAATGGTGTCACGGTTGTTGCATCCCCAGCAAGGAAGACTCTGTCAAACAAGAGAGTCTTTGGAACTGAACTCACTAACATTGGTATAAATAGAAGCCAGCTGGAACCAACAATCCAGAAGAAAGCGAAGCTGGCACAGGGCGGTGCTGATATCTTGAAGAGCTACAACGTGGCCGCGCAGAAGCAGCCCGGGCAGGTTAACAAGAGTGGTTTTGTTTATGGGCCTTTCCACCCTTCTTGTGCAAGAAAACAGGAGCCTGATGACTGTAATAATTGGGAGAGCCTTGCCGATTCATTTCGACCGCAGTACCAGAACCCAGGTTGGTATTTATCAGCACTTCTTTGGTCTGGTTTTGTTCCTTAGTAGAAAGTTGCTTACTTTTTTAGATGATGAGAAGTCAATCACTTTGTCACTGCAGATGTTAATTTCTGATAGGAAAATACTTGTCGTTGATTGTGCTGGAAATAGGAATTACAGTATGACTAGCAATCTAGCTGAAGTTACAGCATGAGGCCTACTGCATTTGCCCTGACACGCCTTTGGTTGCTGTGCTTCTTATTTGCCATGCATACTTGAGGAGCAGAAATATGCCATATAAAGTGAATCATGTTATTCGTAATCAACCTTCCAAATGAAACTATCATGCTGTATTTGTAGTGTGTGATGCTTATTTGAAATATGTAAGAAATACTATTACAGTTGCTACACTCATACTAGATTTCACGGCTGCTCATAATTTGGTATCTGTAATATTTTAGTTGGTGTTAGTTAGTAGACTCGGTCTATGCAAGTGGTAGTTCCCTGAATAATTTCTAGCACAAAAGAAGTTGCACATAGCTCCATACATATATGAATATGCATATCTATGTGATTTTGGAAATCATGCTAGATTCATAGAAATAGCATGGGAGCTGCTCTCTGACTCTCTGGAAGCAAGTTCAATGTTTTTTCGACTATAGTATTTACTGGCCAATTCTATTATTTTCCATCAATTGCAGCGCTCTGACCTctttgagaatttctcaaggaaaAAAGCTTGTAGTTGACATTTTC encodes the following:
- the LOC123145537 gene encoding E2F transcription factor-like E2FE isoform X1, which encodes MSAAPHSSTAVETPTATAVAPAPLPRLPNPLPLPLFAERGGGARLRHHAYSRKQKSLGLLCSNFVALYDRDGVESIGLDDASRRLGVERRRIYDIVNVLESVGILARKAKNRYSWIGFGGVPMALRELKERALREKSGLAPLPVEELSAANMSDDEDDDKLGDPEAETEGDKLSQTVDNPSDMPDAPPCRLRSDHRKEKSLGLLTQNFVKLFLTMEQVSTISLDEAAKFLLGEGHEESNMRTKVRRLYDIANVLSSLKLIEKTQVDTRKPAFRWLGMAGKPKAENGVTVVASPARKTLSNKRVFGTELTNIGINRSQLEPTIQKKAKLAQGGADILKSYNVAAQKQPGQVNKSGFVYGPFHPSCARKQEPDDCNNWESLADSFRPQYQNPALGDLFAHYVDAWKSWYSEFSQGSGIMQQHLGSSVNNKRFL
- the LOC123145537 gene encoding E2F transcription factor-like E2FE isoform X2; its protein translation is MSAAPHSSTAVETPTATAVAPAPLPRLPNPLPLPLFAERGGGARLRHHAYSRKQKSLGLLCSNFVALYDRDGVESIGLDDASRRLGVERRRIYDIVNVLESVGILARKAKNRYSWIGFGGVPMALRELKERALREKSGLAPLPVEELSAANMSDDEDDDKLGDPEAETEGDKLSQTVDNPSDMPDAPPCRLRSDHRKEKSLGLLTQNFVKLFLTMEVSTISLDEAAKFLLGEGHEESNMRTKVRRLYDIANVLSSLKLIEKTQVDTRKPAFRWLGMAGKPKAENGVTVVASPARKTLSNKRVFGTELTNIGINRSQLEPTIQKKAKLAQGGADILKSYNVAAQKQPGQVNKSGFVYGPFHPSCARKQEPDDCNNWESLADSFRPQYQNPALGDLFAHYVDAWKSWYSEFSQGSGIMQQHLGSSVNNKRFL